The stretch of DNA TGGATATGGACACTGTTGAACAATCGGTGCATCACGCGGGAATTCACCGCCAGCAGCCGTCCTCTGGGGCAACCGTCCCGGATGGGCTTCCCGCTTATTTGGCGAACCTCTACACCATTCCGTTATTAACGGCTGAGGGAGAAGCGGCGTTATTTCGCAAAATGAACTACTTAAAATACCGCGCGAATTTGTGTCGCGTCGCGCTCGACCCGGATCGACCGCAACGCAAGCTGACTCAGGAATTACGTCGGTTCTTGGATGCAGCGGATCGTGTTCGCAATCAGCTGGCAGAATCGAATCTGCGACTGGTCGTCTCCATCGCACGCCGTTTTGCCGGCCCCCGGTTTTCCTTTGAAGAGTTGGTCAGCGAAGGCAACATGATTTTGATGAAGGCGATTGAGAAGTTCGATTACTCCCGCGGCTACCGATTCAGCACCTATGCCACGCATTCCGTGCAGCGGCATTTCTTCCGTCATTTTCGCACGACCAAACGGCGAAACACGCATGAAGTGGCCATGGCGGATGAGTATCTGAATGAATTGTCCGACAAGAGCGAGCAAGAATCGGACACACTCGATATCAGTGATGCACAAGTCGGTGAGATCCTCGCTCAGCTCGACGAGCAGTTGGATGAGCGCGAACAGTATATTATCCAAGAGCGATTTGGCATTGGTCCGTCGGGAACCGCGCGGACGTTGCAAAGCTTGTCAAAAGAGCTGCACGTCAGTAAAGAACGCGTCCGCCAATTGCACCATAAGGCAATCGCAAAACTGCGAAAAGGATTGGACCACCTCTTCCCGGAGATGATGACGGTCTGAAGGGGGGAAGGGGGGAGGAGGCGGAGTATGTGACGAGCAACCGTCGCCACATCCGCGATTGTCCCGACGAATTCAGCGATTGCACC from Symmachiella dynata encodes:
- a CDS encoding sigma-70 family RNA polymerase sigma factor, with the translated sequence MSMVLVASRAKTAQRSSQSVSPEERDEVLQLLQEEIAYIHNGEFEHLDMDTVEQSVHHAGIHRQQPSSGATVPDGLPAYLANLYTIPLLTAEGEAALFRKMNYLKYRANLCRVALDPDRPQRKLTQELRRFLDAADRVRNQLAESNLRLVVSIARRFAGPRFSFEELVSEGNMILMKAIEKFDYSRGYRFSTYATHSVQRHFFRHFRTTKRRNTHEVAMADEYLNELSDKSEQESDTLDISDAQVGEILAQLDEQLDEREQYIIQERFGIGPSGTARTLQSLSKELHVSKERVRQLHHKAIAKLRKGLDHLFPEMMTV